From Numida meleagris isolate 19003 breed g44 Domestic line chromosome 4, NumMel1.0, whole genome shotgun sequence, the proteins below share one genomic window:
- the FGF5 gene encoding fibroblast growth factor 5, which translates to MGLTGLSTATAKKEEASEHPDPPTGVLEIFAVSQGIVGIRGVFSNKFLAMSKKGKLHASARFTAECQFRERFQENSYNTYASAVHRGQRSGRQWYVALNKRGKAKRGCSPRARPQHVSTHFLPRFRQPPPSQLAFTVARPEKKPPPPPPPPPKKMATSRHSPGPGRYRLKFRFG; encoded by the exons ATGGGTCTCACTGGGCTGAGCactgcaacagcaaaaaaagaagaggctTCTGAGCACCCTGACCCTCCCACAG GCGTTCTGGAAATCTTTGCCGTCTCTCAGGGGATCGTAGGAATCCGAGGAGTTTTCAGCAACAAATTTCTAGCTAtgtcaaagaaaggaaaactccACGCAAGT GCGCGCTTCACTGCCGAGTGCCAGTTCCGTGAGCGCTTCCAGGAAAACAGCTACAACACCTACGCCTCGGCCGTGCACCGTGGGCAGCGCTCCGGCCGCCAGTGGTACGTGGCCCTCAACAAGCGGGGCAAGGCCAagcggggctgcagcccccGCGCCCGCCCTCAGCACGTCTCCACACACTTCTTGCCCCGCTTTCGGCAGCCCCCTCCATCCCAGCTGGCCTTCACCGTTGCCCGCCCCGAGAAGAAGCCAccgccaccaccaccaccgccaCCCAAGAAGATGGCCACGTCACGGCACAGCCCTGGCCCCGGTCGCTACCGGCTAAAGTTCCGCTTTGGGTAG
- the PRDM8 gene encoding PR domain zinc finger protein 8 — protein sequence MEDAPRGPWDGEAKAVQQCLTDIFTSVYTTCDIPENAIFGPCVLSHTSLYDSIAFIALKSTDKRTVPYIFRVDTSAANGSAEGLMWLRLVQAARERQEQNLEAYVKSGQLFYRSLRRIAKDEELLVWYGKELAELLLLGPARGPDGSPPFSCPECGQRFQFELPFAAHLRFRCPKRLHGTNGGPPEGKEAAAKEPEPAKFAKPLPHPFSDGGSGGTAKPSTDFHNLARELENPPRRPDVPSEGAGGGTKRRYPEEEARGRFPTERPGLPAAPKEEPVCAPQQQFRAAGSYCGPEEGGRLFAPPSPETGEAKRSAFVEVKKAARGPEPDAAPEDGPERASPAAPTAGGGGEPALCPRSGGGGGNGAAARGSAFSSVPQLGPAGAVGAEERKSAFSQPARCFPPLPLGPKLGALGEPCPDGPSAGRLYAAELAAKEGAGGGAGAKQSPFLYATAFWPKSSAAAVGPLQLQLPSALTLLPPSFASLCLPAQNWCAKCNASFRMTSDLVYHMRSHHKKEYALEPLVKRRREEKLKCPICNESFRERHHLSRHMTSHN from the exons ATGGAGGACGCCCCGCGGGGGCCGTGGGACGGGGAGGCCAAAGCGGTGCAGCAGTGCCTGACGGACATTTTCACCAGTGTCTACACCACCTGCGACATCCCGGAGAATGCCATCTTCGGGCCGTGCGTGCTGAGCCACACGTCTCTCTACGACAGCATCGCCTTCATCGCCCTCAAATCCACCGACAAGCGCACCGTGCCCTACATCTTCCGG GTGGACACGTCGGCGGCCAACGGCTCTGCGGAGGGGCTGATGTGGCTGCGGCTGGTGCAGGCGGCCCGCGAGCGGCAGGAGCAGAACCTGGAGGCCTACGTGAAGAGCGGGCAGCTCTTCTACCGCTCGCTGCGCCGCATCGCCAAGGACGAGGAGCTGCTGGTGTGGTACGGCAAGGAGCTCGCCGAGCTGCTGCTACTCGGCCCCGCGCGGGGCCCCGACG GGTCGCCGCCGTTCTCCTGCCCCGAGTGCGGACAGCGCTTCCAGTTCGAGCTGCCCTTCGCCGCCCACCTCCGCTTCCGCTGCCCCAAGCGGCTGCACGGAACCAACGGCGGCCCCCCCGAAGGCAAGGAGGCGGCCGCCAAGGAGCCGGAGCCCGCCAAGTTCGCCAAGCCGCTCCCTCACCCCTTCTCGGACGGCGGCTCTGGGGGGACGGCCAAGCCCTCCACGGACTTCCACAACCTGGCCCGGGAGCTGGAGAATCCCCCGCGCCGCCCCGACGTTCCCTCCGAGGGTGCGGGCGGAGGGACCAAGCGGCGGTACCCCGAGGAGGAGGCGCGGGGCCGCTTCCCGACGGAGCGCCCGGGGCTGCCGGCGGCCCCCAAGGAGGAGCCGGTGTGCGCCCCGCAACAGCAGTTCCGCGCCGCCGGCTCCTACTGCGGCCCCGAGGAGGGCGGCCGCCTCTTCGCGCCCCCCAGCCCCGAGACGGGCGAGGCCAAGCGCAGCGCCTTCGTCGAGGTGAAGAAGGCGGCGCGCGGCCCCGAACCCGACGCAGCCCCCGAGGACGGCCCCGAGCGCGCCTCGCCCGCGGCCCCGacggcgggcggcgggggggAACCGGCACTGTGCCCCCGCTCCGGAGGAGGTGGTGGAAAcggggcggcggcgcggggcagcgCGTTCAGCTCGGTGCCGCAGCTCGGGCCGGCGGGCGCCGTCGGGGCGGAGGAGCGGAAGAGCGCATTCTCGCAGCCCGCCCGCTGCTTCCCGCCGCTGCCTCTCGGCCCCAAGCTGGGCGCGCTGGGAGAGCCGTGCCCCGACGGCCCCTCCGCCGGCCGCCTGTACGCCGCCGAGCTGGCCGCCAAGgagggggcgggcggcggggcgggcgccAAGCAGAGCCCCTTCCTCTACGCCACCGCCTTCTGGCCCAAGAGCTCCGCGGCCGCGGTGGggcccctccagctgcagctgccgTCGGCGCTGACGCTGCTGCCGCCGTCGTTCGCGTCGCTGTGCCTCCCGGCGCAGAACTGGTGCGCCAAGTGCAACGCGTCGTTCCGCATGACGTCGGACCTGGTGTACCACATGCGCTCGCACCACAAGAAGGAGTACGCGCTGGAGCCGCTGGTGAAGCGGCGCCGAGAGGAGAAGCTCAAGTGCCCCATCTGCAACGAGTCCTTCCGCGAGCGGCACCACCTCTCCCGCCACATGACCTCGCACAACTAG